Within the Mycobacterium gordonae genome, the region GAAGCCGTTCCATCATTGCCAGGCCGCGTCCGTGGCCGATCTCACCGATTCCAGGAGTCCGCCACTGCCCGTCGTCGCCGATGCTCACTTCGGCCACCCCGGCGGGCTGCAGCTTTCCCGTCATGCGCAACGGTCCGGGTGCGCAGTCGGCATACGCGTGCAGAGCGACGTTGGCGATCGCTTCGTTGACGGCCAGCTCTACCGCGAGCGTGGCCTCGTCGCTGATGTCGATGTCGGCCAGCCACCCGCGGATCCCGTGGATCGCTTCGGTGACGCCCTTGTCGTCTGCGATCGTCGACACGCTCAGCTCGGGTGGGGGTGCGGCGACGAGTTGTACCGCGAGCGTCGTCACATCGTCGTCATACCCAGTGCGAGTGAGCAATTCGACGGTCAACTGACACGCGCGAGCCGCCGGTGAACTCGCCGCGCCGGTGGGCAACACCCGGTTGGCGACCGCATCGGCCGCAACTTGCGCCACCTCGGCGTAGCCTTCGGCCATGGTTCTGCCGGGACGCTCGATGAGTCCGTCGGAGTACAGCAGGACCACGTCGCCGGCAACCAGCGGTCTGTGCATGACACCGTGGTGATGTCCGACTCCCAGTGGAGCACTTCCACTTTGGTGCAGGAACCGAGTGGTGCCGTCGGCGCAGACCACGACCGGCGGTGGGTGCCCGCACAGGCAGTACTCCATATCCGCTGTGCGTGGATCGATGACGACGATGCCTACCGTGGCAGCCCGCAACGGTCGCTTCTGCGCCGCGAACGCGTCGACCCGCGCGATGGCCGAACCCAGGTCCCCGGCCGTCGTCAGCGCGAGCTCCAGTGCCGCCCGCAGCTGTCCCATCGCCGCCGACGCTGCCACCCCGTGCCCGACCACGTCGCCGACCACGAGTGCCATTCGGCCATCGTCGAGGGGTAGCGCGTCAAACCAGTCACCGCCGGCTGTCTGGTCGCGCGAGGCGGTGAGGTAGCGGGCGGCGATGTCGAGATGCGGGACCACCGGAAGCTCGACCGGCAACAGGGCCCGCTGCAGTTCCGCGACCACATCACGGGTCGCCTCGTAGCGGCGTTGGGCTTCCGCCGCCCGCCGCCCCTCGACTTCGCGCTGCATCACCTGTTCGGTGACGTCGTTTGCGTAGGCGAGCACCCACTGCGGGTTGTCGGGATGTGGGGTGACGACGAAGCTCAGCCATCGCTCCTCGACGCGGTTGGACGCCGGATGCTCCCAGTGCACGCGCCACTCCTGGCCGACCTCCGTCCGGCCGCTGGAATACACCCGTTCGATCACCGGGTTCATCAGCTGACCGTCGAGTTCCGGGAACACCTCGGAAACGGTGCGGCCGATCACGTCATCCCTGCCGGCAACGTAGCGGAACGCGGCGTTCGCGGCGACCAGACGCAATTCGGGGCCCTGCCAGCAACACGCCATCACGTCCATCGCGTCGAACACCGATCGGACTACGGTCGCCTCGCCGATCCGGCCGTCGAGGTGCTCACCTTTCGACACCCCACCACAATGCATGCTCCGGGCCCGTGAAGTAACAAGATGACCACGCGCCGATTGACCGACCGTTACCAGTGTGGCGGGTGGTGCGGATGTTGTTGATGCGACTACGCTTGCGGGCATGGCCAGTAAGACCACAGCCCGCTCCGGAACACGAACGAGCAGGCCAGGGGCCACTTCGCGGACCGGTGCCGCAGGTGGGCGATCGAGCGCGTCGCCCCGCGCGCCCAAGAAGCGTCCGAGCAAGCCCGTCAAGCGGGTGAGCCGGTCTGCCAAACGGCGCAATCAGTCGCTGCTGGTGTTGACTGGACGTGCCTGCGGTCGGGCGGCGCGGGCCGGCTGGATGATGGCCGCCAGAGGGACCGGGAGTGCCGCGCGGTCGATCGGCCAGGCCCGCCACATCGAACCCGGACACCGCCGCGACGGAATCGCGTTGGCATTGCTGGGTGTGGCCGTGATCGTCGCTGCCAGTTCATGGTTCGACGCCGCCCGGCCGGTGGGAGCGTGGGTGGACGCGGGCTTGCGGATGTTCGTCGGCGCGGCGGTCGTCCTGCTTCCCTTGGTGGCCGCCGCCGCGGCGATAGTGCTGATGCGCACCGAGCCCAACCCCGACGCGAGGCCACGGCTGATCCTCGGCTCCAGCTTGATCGCGCTGTCGTTTCTGGGCCTGCGCCATCTGTGGGCCGGTTCGCCCGAGGATCCCGAATTGCGCAAGCGGGCAGCGGGTTTCATCGGCTTCGCGATCGGTGGGCCCCTCTCGGACGGCTTGACCGCGTGGATCGCGGCGCCGCTGCTGTTCATCTGCGCGCTGTTCGGCGTGTTGCTGCTGGCCGGCATCACCATCCGGGAGGTGCCGGACGCGCTGCGAAACATGTTCGGCACCAGACTGTTTGAACGGGAGTACGAAGACGACGAGTACGAGGACTTCGCCGGTGACGACGCGGACACCGTCGAAGTAGCCCCGGCCGAGGATTTCTCGGACGGCTACTTCGACGAGGCCCCGCTGCGTCCCGAGGACGAACCGAAGCCCTGGCCGTCGGCGTCGGAAGCCGCCGAGCCCATTGCCGATGAGACACCGACCATTCCGGAGCCCAAGACCCGCCGCAGGGCGGCCACCAAAGCCGACAAGGTTGAGAAGCACGACACCCAGGTGCTGGACCGGGTCGTCGAGGGGCCCTACACGCTGCCGTCGCTCGACCTGCTTGTGGCCGGCGATCCGCCCAAGAAGCGAAGCGCGGCGAACACGCACATGGCGGGTGCCATCGGCGAAGTGCTGACCCAGTTCAAGGTCGACGCCGCGGTCACCGGTTGCACCCGCGGCCCCACGGTCACCCGCTACGAGGTCGAGCTGGGGCCAGGCGTCAAGGTGGAGAAGATCACCGCGCTGCAGAAGAACATCGCCTACGCGGTGGCCACCGAAAGCGTGCGGATGCTGGCCCCGATCCCCGGAAAGTCCGCCGTCGGCATCGAGGTGCCCAACACCGACCGGGAGATGGTGCGACTGGCCGACGTGCTCACCGCGCCGTCGACCCGTCGGGACCATCACCCGCTGGTGATCGGGCTGGGCAAGGACATTGAGGGCGACTTCATCTCGGCCAACCTGGCCAAGATGCCGCACCTGCTGGTGGCCGGCTCCACCGGCTCGGGCAAGTCGAGCTTCGTCAACTCGATGCTGGTGTCGCTGTTGACCAGGGCCACTCCGGAAGAGGTCAGGATGATCCTGATCGACCCCAAGATGGTGGAACTGACGCCGTATGAAGGCATTCCGCACCTGATCACCCCGATCATCACCCAGCCGAAGAAGGCGGCGGCAGCGCTGACCTGGCTTGTCGAGGAGATGGAACAGCGCTACCAGGACATGCAGGCCTCGCGGGTGCGCCATATCGACGACTTCAATGCCAAGGTGCGCTCCGGTGAGATCACCGCCCCACTGGGCAGCCAGCGGGTGTACCGGCCCTACCCGTACGTCCTGGCGATCGTGGACGAACTTGCCGACCTGATGATGACGGCGCCTCGTGACGTCGAGGACGCCATCGTGCGGATCACCCAGAAGGCGCGCGCGGCCGGTATCCATCTGGTGCTGGCCACCCAGCGCCCGTCGGTCGACGTGGTGACCGGCCTGATCAAGACCAACGTGCCGTCCCGGTTGGCGTTTGCGACGTCATCGCTGACCGACAGCCGCGTCATCCTTGACCAGGCCGGGGCGGAGAAGCTGATCGGCATGGGAGACGGTCTGTTCCTGCCGATGGGTGCGAGCAAGCCGATCCGGCTGCAGGGTGCCTACATCACCGACGAGGAGATCCAGGCCGTCGTCGCCGCCTGTAAGGACCAGGCGGAGCCGGAGTACACCGAAGGCGTCACCGCCGCCAAGCCCAACGGTGAGCGCACCGACGTCGACCCCGATATCGGCGACGACATGGACGTGCTGCTGCAGGCCGTCGAATTGGTGGTGTCCAGCCAGTTCGGTTCGACCTCGATGCTGCAGCGCAAGCTGCGTGTCGGCTTTGCCAAGGCCGGCCGGTTGATGGACCTGATGGAGACCCGGGGCATTGTCGGGCCCAGCGAGGGCTCCAAGGCTCGCGAGGTGTTGATCAAGCCCGAGGAACTGGCCGGGACGCTGGCGTTGATCCGGGGCGGCAGTGGTGCCGACGGCGGCGAGGCGGACGAGAATTAGACCCAGGCTCGTCCGCCCCTACAAGACCAGCAGCATCCGGGAGTTGCCCAGGATGTTGGGTTTGACGTAGCTCAGATCCAAGAATTCGGCGACGCCGATGTCGTAGGAACGGCACATCTCCTCGAACACCTCGGCGGTTACCGGAGTGCCTTCGATCTCGGTGAATCCGTGCCTACCGAAGAATTCGGTCTCGAACGTCAACACGAACAGGCGCTCGAGCTCCAGCTCCCGGGCCACCTCGAGCAGCCGGTTGACGATGGCGTGGCCCACCCCGTGGCCGGTGAGCTCGGGGTGGACGGCGACCGTGCGGATCTCGCCCAGATCCGACCACAACACGTGCAGTGCGCCGCAGCCGACCACTCTGCCGGGGATCTGCGGGTCCTCGGCCACCCAGAATTCCTGAATGGACTCATAGAGGGTGACGAGGTTCTTCTCCAGCAGAATCTTCCCGGCATAGGTGTCCACGAGTTGCTTGATCGCGGGGACGTCGGACGTGCGCGCTCGCCGAACCACCGGCCGGTACTCCAGTCGACTTTCGGTCACGGGGAAACAGTATCGACATCAGTGACCAGATGAGCTGGCCAGCCGTTATTCTGAGGCCGTGTCGGGGCAACCGCAGGCGGGTCAAGTAGCGGGTCAAGCCCGCATCGCCAATCTGGCGAACGTGCTCACGTTGCTGCGGTTGCTTTTGGTGCCGATCTTCCTGTATGCGCTGTTTTACGGTGACGGTCACCACTCCTGGGCGCGGGTGGTGGCATGGGCTATTTTCGCGGCGGCGTGCATCACCGACCGGTTTGACGGTCTGCTCGCCCGCAATTACGGCATGGCGACGGAATTCGGCGCATTCGTAGACCCGATCGCGGACAAGACGCTGATCGGAGCTGCGCTGATCGGGTTGTCCATGCTCGGAGATCTCCCGTGGTGGGTGACGGTGCTGATCATGACCCGCGAAGTGGCGATCACCGTCTTACGGCTGGCGGTGATCCACCGCGGCGTGATTCCGGCGAGCTGGGGCGGCAAGCTCAAGACCGTGGTGCAGGCGGTGGCGATCGGATTGTTCGTCCTGCCACTGTCCGGGGTGTTGCACACCGCGGCCGTGGTGGTGATGGGGCTGGCGATTGTGCTGACCGTCGTCACCGGCATCGACTACGTCGCGTCGACGGTCAGAGAAATTTGCCGAACCAAACGTGCCGCCTAGGGAACCATTGCGGCCACGGCCTGCGTTCACCTGAAGTCCCATGAATTTCTTGGGGATGACCGGACGAAGGGGAGCACGATGACGTCACTAGTGCGCGAGGTGGTTGGCGACGTGCTGCGGGGGGCCCGGACATCGCAGGGCCGGACGCTGCGCGAGGTGTCCGATTCGGCGCGGGTGAGCCTCGGGTACTTGTCGGAGATCGAGCGCGGACGCAAGGAGCCGTCCAGCGAGCTGCTCACCGCGATCTGCGACGCTCTGCGGGTTCCGTTGTCACAGGTGCTCATTGATGCGGGCGAGCGGATGGCCCGGGAAGAACGCGCCAGCCGCGCCGCCTCGATCGACACCAGCATCAAGGTCGTCATCCCTCCGGTGGCCTCGCTGGCCGTAGCGTGAGTACCGCGGGTAGACCCGCGTCCACGAGATATGCACCATGGGTGGGGCGACGAGAGTTGACCCACTAAATTGAGCGGCAGGGTAAGCGTTGCGGCCCATCCGGCACACAAGAAGAAGCGAAGGCGGAGCTAACTGATGGCCAATCCGTTCGTCAAAGCGTGGAAGTACCTCATGGCGCTGTTCAACTCCAAGATTGACGAGCACGCCGACCCGAAAGTGCAGATCCAACAGGCCATCGAGGAGGCGCAGCGCACCCATCAGGCGCTGACCCAGCAGGCGGCGCAGGTGATCGGCAACCAGCGACAGCTAGAGATGCGGCTCAACCGCCAGCTTGCGGACATCGAGAAGCTGCAGGTCAACGTGCGTCAGGCGCTCACCCTGGCGGATCAGGCTGTGGCTAACGGGGACGCGGCGAAGGCCACCGAATACAACAACGCCGCCGAAGCATTCGCGGCCCAGCTGGTGACCGCCGAGCAGAGTGTCGAGGACCTCAAGACGCTGCACGACCAGGCGCTACAGGCTGCGGGGCAGGCCAAGAAGGCCGTCGAACGCAATGCGATGGTGTTGCAGCAGAAGATCGCCGAACGCACCAAGCTGCTCAGCCAGCTCGAGCAGGCCAAGATGCAAGAGCAGGTCAGCGCGTCGCTGCGGTCGATGAGCGACCTTGCCGCCCCCGGCAATACCCCCAGCCTCGACGAGGTGCGCGACAAGATCGAACGGCGGTACGCCAACGCGATCGGCTCGGCCGAACTGGCGCAGAGTTCGGTGCAGGGCCGCATGCTCGAGGTGGAGCAGGCCGGGGTGCAGATGGCCGGGCACTCCCGCCTGGAGCAGATTCGCGCGTCGATGCGTGGCGAAGCCTTGCCGGCCGGCGGCGCGGCCGCACCCAATGTCACCCCGGCGACGCCGGCCGCCGAGCCCGGCCGGGCCGTGCCCGATAAGCCGTTCGGACAGTAAGGGACGAGCCGATGGGGGCCAGGTCGAAGCAGCGGGGCCTGTGGCGCGGGTTGCTGCAGCGTGGATTCGACGCGGCCGCCGACCTGACCGACCTGGTTGCCCGCAAAGTCAGCGCCGCCAGCGATCCACGAGCGCGTCAGTTGCGCCGACGGCGGCGCGCATTGCGGTGGGCCTGGATCTTCACCGCCGGAGTCGTGTTCTGGGCGCTGGTGACCGCGGTGCTGGCGGCGTGGGGCTGGTTCGCGCTGTTGCTGCAGATCACCGGCGCTGTCGCCGTCGTCATGGTGATCCCGGCGACCCTGCTGTTCTTCCGCTACCACTGGCTGAAGGCGGAGCCGCTGCCGGCGCAAAGGCCGACCGCGCCGCGTCGGTTACCGCCACCCGGTTCGGCCGCCCGGCCCGCGATGTATGCCCTGGGTGCCTCCGAGCGGGGGTTCTTCTCCCTGCTGGGCGTAATCGAGCGGGGCGCGATACTGCCGCCCGACGAGATCACCGACCTGACCGCCGCGGCCAAGCGGACCTCGGCAGCGATGGCGGCGACCGCTGCCGAGGTGGTGTCGATGGAACGGGCCGCCCACAGTGCCGAAGCGTCGCGCCAGTACCTGGTGCCGACCATCAACGCCTACACCGCGCAGCTCGGTGCGGGCGTTCGGCAGTACAACGAAATGGTCACTGCTGCAGCGCAGTTGGTCTCTTCAGTGAGCGGCGAGGGTGCAGCCAACCTGACACAGCAGCGCTACCGCGACGAGCTGGCTGGCGCGACGGATCAGTTGCTGAGCTGGGCGCAGGCATTCGACGAACTCGGCGGGTTGCCAAGGGCTATCTAGGCAGGCGCTCGCCAAGGGCTGCTACAGGCCGTTTAGACCGTTCAGCCCCAGCAGCAGCCCGCCGGTGCCACCGGTCCCGGCAGTTCCATTGCCCGCAGCGCTTTGTCCGGCGTTGCCGCCGTTACCGCCCTGGCCCCACAGGAACGCGTTGCCACCGATACCGCCGTTGCCGCCCTTGCCGACTAGCCCGTCGCCGCCGTTACCGCCGTTGCCGCCGTCGCCGACCAGCCCAGCTTTGCCGCCGGCCCCGCCGTTGCCGCCGTCGACGCCGCCGTTGACGCCCGCTCCGCCGTTGCCGCCGGTCCCGCCGGAGCCGTAGAGCGCACCGGCATTGCCCCCTGCTCCGCCTTGGCCACCGCTCGACGTACCCGACCCACCGGAGCCGCCGGCGCCGCCATTGCCGATCAGGCCGCCTGCGCCGCCGCCGCCGCCGGCGCCGCCGGACGAGTTGCCACCGATGCCGTGCCCGCCGCTGCCGCCGGTGCCACCGGGGCCCCACAACAGGCCCGCACTGCCGCCGTTACCGCCCGCCCCGGCTTGCCCGGCGGCGGCGGTGGCGTCGCCGCCTGCGCCCCCGGCCCCGCCCGCGCCGAAGACCGTGCCGCCCGCGCCGCCCACGCCGCCGCCACCACCGACCTTACCGGCGCCGCCGTCCCCGCCGTCCGCGCCGTAGCCGAACAGCCCGCCGGTCCCGCCGGCGCCACCCTGGCCGCCCGTGCCGGCTGCGGCAAGGGAGGTGCCGCCGGTCCCGCCGTGGCCGCCGCCTGGGCCGAACAGTCCGCCGGCACCGCCAGCCCCGCCGCTACCGCCATTGCCGTTGAGGCTGGCGCCGCCGGCACCGCCCGCGCCACCGGCGCTGAACAGTCCGCCGGCCCCGCCCGCGCCGCCGTTGCCGGCGGCGCCGCCGGTGGCGAAAACGGACGCGCCGCCCATGCCGCCGGCCCCGCCGGCGGTGAAGAGCCCGCCGGCGCCGCCGGCACCGCCGGCCCCGCCCTTCCCGCCGGCCAAATTTATGGCGTAGCCGCCATTGCCGCCGGCCCCGGCCGTGCCCGCAAGCAGTCCGGCCGCCCCGCCGTTACCGCCGGCCCCGCCGTTGGCTGCAGCTCCTCCGGCGCCGCCGTCGCCGCCGCGGCCACCGTTGCCGAACAGCCCGGCTGCCCCGCCGTTACCGCCTTTTTGACCGCCGCCGCCGATGCCGGATCCGCCGTTACCTCCGTTGCCCCATAGGATCCCACCGGCACCGCCGTCTTTTCCGGTTCCCGGTGCTCCGTTGGCGCCGTTACCGATCAGCGGGCGGCCGAGCGCCGCGATGAAGGGTGCGTTGATGAGGTCGAGCAGTGGCCCCAGCGGCGATACCGCGGCGGCCTCAGCGGCCGTGTACTGGCTGGCGCCCGCCGCCAAGGTTTGCACAAACTGCTGATGAAACGCCTCCGCCTGCACGCTCAGTGCTTGGTATGCCTGGGCGTGTCCGTTGAACAGCGCGGCAACCGCCGCGGAGATCTCGTCTGCGCCCGCGGCCAGCATCGACACCGTGGGGCCGGTGGCTGCGGCGTTGGCCGCGCTGACCGACGAGCCCAGACTTGCTAAGTCCGTGGCAGCCGTCCCCAGGTACTCCGGCATCGCGAAAACGAACGACATTTAAGACCTCCACACGCCATGGCCAATAGGTCACGCCCGTCCGGGGTCGCCCGCTCACCCTCGAGACTCGGCACAAGGATGTTAACCGCGTCTGGTCAGGCGGTTTCGTAAATCGGCACACTAATTCGCATTTTGGCAATCGGATGCCGAGCGGCCCGCGCGGAAGTTTGCCCGGCGGCGCCGCGCGGTTACAGCGTCGCGCGCAGCGACGGAACAACCATGCCGGCCAGGCCGCGCAGCATCGCCTTCAGCATGTCGAAGGTGTCGAAGTAGTCCCGCCACAGCGTGATTCGCCCGTCATGCAGCTCAAACGTCCCGCACACCCAGAACTGCAGCCGCAACGGGCCCAGGATCAGCGCATCGGTGCGCTCGGTCAGGACGGCGGAACCGTCGGCGGCGATGCGGTGGATCTTCACCTCGAAGCCGATGCGCCCCTGCATTTTGCTCAGCAGCGCGGTTGTCTTGCGGCCGCCGCGAATACGGGAGAACCCGACGTTCTCGTAGACGAGGTTGTCGTGCAACAACTCGTCGACGGTGTCGAAGTCCTCGTTCTGTAGGGCGTTGAGGAAGTTCTCGACCGCGCGAATGTTGTTGTCTGTGGTGTCGGCTCCGGATCCGGGCCCCTTCTGAGTCAGCTCAGTCATAGTCGCCAGCGTAGGCGAGCTCAGCTATGGCAGGGTGAAGCGGATGCGCGTCGCCGTGGTCGCCGGACCCGATCCCGGACACTCGTTTCCCGCGATTGCGCTGTGCCGACGCTTTGCGGCGGCGGGAGATTCGCCCACGCTGTTGACCGGGGTGGAGTGGCTGGACACCGCCCGCGCCGCGGGGATCGAGGCGATTGAGCTGGACGGCCTGGTGGCCACGGACGAGGATGTCGACGCGGGAGCCCGGATACACCGTCGCGCCGCACTGATGGCAGTGCTCATCGCCCCGACGTTGTGCGAACTGTCTCCGGATCTGATCGTGTCCGACGTCATCACGTCCGGTGGCGGCCTGGCCGCCGAGCTGCTGGGGATCCCGTGGGTCGAGCTCTGCCCGCATCCGCTGTATCTGCCGTCGAAAGGGTTACCGCCGATCGGGAGCGGCCTGGCGCCCGGCACCGGGCTGCGGGGCAGGCTGCGCGACACCGTGATGCGCGCGCTGACGGCACGGTCCGTGCGGGCCGGCCTGCGACAACGGTCCGCCGTCCGGGTGGAGATCGGCCTGTCCGCGCGCGATCGGGGGCCGCTGCGGCGGCTGATCGCCACCCTGCCCGCGTTGGAGGTCCCACGTCCGGATTGGCCGGCCGAAGCGGTCGTGGTGGGGCCGTTGCACTTCGAGCCGACTGACCGGGTGCTGCCGATTCCGCCCGGATCGGGACCGGTAGTGGTGGTCGCCCCGTCGACGGCGACCACCGGCACCGTAGGACTGGCCGAGCTCGCGCTGCAATCGCTGAGACCGGGGGAGACGTTGCCCGCGGGAGCGCGGGTGGTGGTGTCGCGGTTGGGCGGTGAGGGGGTGGAGGTACCGCCGTGGGCCGCGGTGGGGCTGGGACGGCAGGACGAGCTGTTGACGCATGCCGATGTGGCGATCTGCGGCGGCGGTCACGGCATGGTGGCCAAGACGCTGCTGGCCGGTGTGCCGCTGGTGGTGGTCCCTGGCGGAGGGGATCAGTGGGAAATCGCCAATCGGGTGGTACGGCAGGGCAGTGGTCGGCTGATCAGGCCGTTGACCGGAGAGTCCCTGGCGGCCGAGGTCGGCGAGGTGCTGTCCTCGCCGGGGTACCGCGCGGCCGCGCGGCAGGCCGCGGCGAGCGTCGCCGGGGTCGCGGACCCGGTACAGGTGTGTCACGAGGCGTTGGCGGTCGCGCGCTGACCGGTAGGTTGGCGGGCGTGCGGCTGACCGAGTTCAACGAGCGGGTGGTGCTGCGCTTCGGTGCGGCGTATGGCTCCTCCGTGCTGGTCGACCACGTGCTGACGGGTCTGGGTGGGCGCACGGCTGCCCAGGCGATCGAGGAGGGTATCGAGCCTCGCGAGGTGTGGCGGGCGTTGTGCGCCGACTTCGACGTGCCACGCGATCAGTGGTGACTCCCGCTGGTGCGTCGTTGACGCAGGAGCCACCGCGGGGCGCGAAGTCAGCGCAGCCCGCAGTCGGCGCATGTGCCCCCGCCCGGGATGCGGTAGTACAGGCAGCAGCTGTTTCGCCGGAAATCGAGGTTCACGCTGGTGATCGCGCCGGTGCCGGCCAGCTCGCCGGTGTCCAGCAACGCCGCGGTGGTCCGCTCGATCGGTACGCGGAGATCCGGCCG harbors:
- a CDS encoding SpoIIE family protein phosphatase produces the protein MSKGEHLDGRIGEATVVRSVFDAMDVMACCWQGPELRLVAANAAFRYVAGRDDVIGRTVSEVFPELDGQLMNPVIERVYSSGRTEVGQEWRVHWEHPASNRVEERWLSFVVTPHPDNPQWVLAYANDVTEQVMQREVEGRRAAEAQRRYEATRDVVAELQRALLPVELPVVPHLDIAARYLTASRDQTAGGDWFDALPLDDGRMALVVGDVVGHGVAASAAMGQLRAALELALTTAGDLGSAIARVDAFAAQKRPLRAATVGIVVIDPRTADMEYCLCGHPPPVVVCADGTTRFLHQSGSAPLGVGHHHGVMHRPLVAGDVVLLYSDGLIERPGRTMAEGYAEVAQVAADAVANRVLPTGAASSPAARACQLTVELLTRTGYDDDVTTLAVQLVAAPPPELSVSTIADDKGVTEAIHGIRGWLADIDISDEATLAVELAVNEAIANVALHAYADCAPGPLRMTGKLQPAGVAEVSIGDDGQWRTPGIGEIGHGRGLAMMERLLDKVTIDHDGVPRPTGKGTVVTLRHKVSRPALVASTSPGSSSLPVAAHSYRAECYDEPGRATLTVTGAVDALTADQFTADLSDAAQGGTVGLTVLLDDVTLLTSRGVRALYMIRDQLAAHQQPLTLVAASGSPAAVVLDLVGLGRTTDQQ
- a CDS encoding DNA translocase FtsK encodes the protein MASKTTARSGTRTSRPGATSRTGAAGGRSSASPRAPKKRPSKPVKRVSRSAKRRNQSLLVLTGRACGRAARAGWMMAARGTGSAARSIGQARHIEPGHRRDGIALALLGVAVIVAASSWFDAARPVGAWVDAGLRMFVGAAVVLLPLVAAAAAIVLMRTEPNPDARPRLILGSSLIALSFLGLRHLWAGSPEDPELRKRAAGFIGFAIGGPLSDGLTAWIAAPLLFICALFGVLLLAGITIREVPDALRNMFGTRLFEREYEDDEYEDFAGDDADTVEVAPAEDFSDGYFDEAPLRPEDEPKPWPSASEAAEPIADETPTIPEPKTRRRAATKADKVEKHDTQVLDRVVEGPYTLPSLDLLVAGDPPKKRSAANTHMAGAIGEVLTQFKVDAAVTGCTRGPTVTRYEVELGPGVKVEKITALQKNIAYAVATESVRMLAPIPGKSAVGIEVPNTDREMVRLADVLTAPSTRRDHHPLVIGLGKDIEGDFISANLAKMPHLLVAGSTGSGKSSFVNSMLVSLLTRATPEEVRMILIDPKMVELTPYEGIPHLITPIITQPKKAAAALTWLVEEMEQRYQDMQASRVRHIDDFNAKVRSGEITAPLGSQRVYRPYPYVLAIVDELADLMMTAPRDVEDAIVRITQKARAAGIHLVLATQRPSVDVVTGLIKTNVPSRLAFATSSLTDSRVILDQAGAEKLIGMGDGLFLPMGASKPIRLQGAYITDEEIQAVVAACKDQAEPEYTEGVTAAKPNGERTDVDPDIGDDMDVLLQAVELVVSSQFGSTSMLQRKLRVGFAKAGRLMDLMETRGIVGPSEGSKAREVLIKPEELAGTLALIRGGSGADGGEADEN
- a CDS encoding amino-acid N-acetyltransferase; the protein is MTESRLEYRPVVRRARTSDVPAIKQLVDTYAGKILLEKNLVTLYESIQEFWVAEDPQIPGRVVGCGALHVLWSDLGEIRTVAVHPELTGHGVGHAIVNRLLEVARELELERLFVLTFETEFFGRHGFTEIEGTPVTAEVFEEMCRSYDIGVAEFLDLSYVKPNILGNSRMLLVL
- the pgsA gene encoding CDP-diacylglycerol--glycerol-3-phosphate 3-phosphatidyltransferase, with translation MSGQPQAGQVAGQARIANLANVLTLLRLLLVPIFLYALFYGDGHHSWARVVAWAIFAAACITDRFDGLLARNYGMATEFGAFVDPIADKTLIGAALIGLSMLGDLPWWVTVLIMTREVAITVLRLAVIHRGVIPASWGGKLKTVVQAVAIGLFVLPLSGVLHTAAVVVMGLAIVLTVVTGIDYVASTVREICRTKRAA
- the clgR gene encoding transcriptional regulator ClgR is translated as MTSLVREVVGDVLRGARTSQGRTLREVSDSARVSLGYLSEIERGRKEPSSELLTAICDALRVPLSQVLIDAGERMAREERASRAASIDTSIKVVIPPVASLAVA
- the pspA gene encoding phage shock protein PspA, with the protein product MANPFVKAWKYLMALFNSKIDEHADPKVQIQQAIEEAQRTHQALTQQAAQVIGNQRQLEMRLNRQLADIEKLQVNVRQALTLADQAVANGDAAKATEYNNAAEAFAAQLVTAEQSVEDLKTLHDQALQAAGQAKKAVERNAMVLQQKIAERTKLLSQLEQAKMQEQVSASLRSMSDLAAPGNTPSLDEVRDKIERRYANAIGSAELAQSSVQGRMLEVEQAGVQMAGHSRLEQIRASMRGEALPAGGAAAPNVTPATPAAEPGRAVPDKPFGQ
- the pspM gene encoding phage shock envelope stress response protein PspM; the encoded protein is MGARSKQRGLWRGLLQRGFDAAADLTDLVARKVSAASDPRARQLRRRRRALRWAWIFTAGVVFWALVTAVLAAWGWFALLLQITGAVAVVMVIPATLLFFRYHWLKAEPLPAQRPTAPRRLPPPGSAARPAMYALGASERGFFSLLGVIERGAILPPDEITDLTAAAKRTSAAMAATAAEVVSMERAAHSAEASRQYLVPTINAYTAQLGAGVRQYNEMVTAAAQLVSSVSGEGAANLTQQRYRDELAGATDQLLSWAQAFDELGGLPRAI
- a CDS encoding PE family protein: MSFVFAMPEYLGTAATDLASLGSSVSAANAAATGPTVSMLAAGADEISAAVAALFNGHAQAYQALSVQAEAFHQQFVQTLAAGASQYTAAEAAAVSPLGPLLDLINAPFIAALGRPLIGNGANGAPGTGKDGGAGGILWGNGGNGGSGIGGGGQKGGNGGAAGLFGNGGRGGDGGAGGAAANGGAGGNGGAAGLLAGTAGAGGNGGYAINLAGGKGGAGGAGGAGGLFTAGGAGGMGGASVFATGGAAGNGGAGGAGGLFSAGGAGGAGGASLNGNGGSGGAGGAGGLFGPGGGHGGTGGTSLAAAGTGGQGGAGGTGGLFGYGADGGDGGAGKVGGGGGVGGAGGTVFGAGGAGGAGGDATAAAGQAGAGGNGGSAGLLWGPGGTGGSGGHGIGGNSSGGAGGGGGAGGLIGNGGAGGSGGSGTSSGGQGGAGGNAGALYGSGGTGGNGGAGVNGGVDGGNGGAGGKAGLVGDGGNGGNGGDGLVGKGGNGGIGGNAFLWGQGGNGGNAGQSAAGNGTAGTGGTGGLLLGLNGLNGL
- a CDS encoding limonene-1,2-epoxide hydrolase, which translates into the protein MTELTQKGPGSGADTTDNNIRAVENFLNALQNEDFDTVDELLHDNLVYENVGFSRIRGGRKTTALLSKMQGRIGFEVKIHRIAADGSAVLTERTDALILGPLRLQFWVCGTFELHDGRITLWRDYFDTFDMLKAMLRGLAGMVVPSLRATL
- a CDS encoding glycosyltransferase, giving the protein MRVAVVAGPDPGHSFPAIALCRRFAAAGDSPTLLTGVEWLDTARAAGIEAIELDGLVATDEDVDAGARIHRRAALMAVLIAPTLCELSPDLIVSDVITSGGGLAAELLGIPWVELCPHPLYLPSKGLPPIGSGLAPGTGLRGRLRDTVMRALTARSVRAGLRQRSAVRVEIGLSARDRGPLRRLIATLPALEVPRPDWPAEAVVVGPLHFEPTDRVLPIPPGSGPVVVVAPSTATTGTVGLAELALQSLRPGETLPAGARVVVSRLGGEGVEVPPWAAVGLGRQDELLTHADVAICGGGHGMVAKTLLAGVPLVVVPGGGDQWEIANRVVRQGSGRLIRPLTGESLAAEVGEVLSSPGYRAAARQAAASVAGVADPVQVCHEALAVAR
- a CDS encoding DUF3046 domain-containing protein: MRLTEFNERVVLRFGAAYGSSVLVDHVLTGLGGRTAAQAIEEGIEPREVWRALCADFDVPRDQW